Proteins co-encoded in one Streptomyces roseochromogenus subsp. oscitans DS 12.976 genomic window:
- the glgX gene encoding glycogen debranching protein GlgX: AVWVCLFDEQGRETRLALTELTHEIWHGFVPGVMPGQRYGYRVDGRWDPWTGARWNPAKLLLDPYARAVDGEFGLPPEVYGHVRDWPEQSVADTVRDDRDSAPHVPKGVVVHDDDDWSDDRRPKTPWADSVIYELHVRGFTRLHPGIPEELRGTYAGLAHPAAIEHLVKLGVTAVELLPVHQFAHEDHLLRRGLRDYWGYNSIGYFAPHAAYAASGTTGQQVGEFKRMVRALHAAGIEVILDVVYNHTAEAGELGPTLSLKGIDNRGYYRLQDDARRFADYTGCGNTLHVVQPQVLRLITDSLRYWVTEMGVDGFRFDLAAALARSMHDVDMLSPFLAVIAQDPVLRRVKLIAEPWDIGSGGYQVGAFPPLWTEWNDRYRNAVRDFWRHALPDVREMGYRLSGSSDLYAWGGRRPYASVNFVTAHDGFTLRDLVSYERKHNEANGEDNRDGTDDNRSWNCGVEGETEDERVRSLRRRQLRNLLTTLLLSTGVPMLVAGDELGRTQRGNNNAYCQDNEISWLDWSLLDDPAWRPLFDLTCRLIDLRHRHPVLHRRAFFSGRAHSADGLRDLAWFTARGSEMTEADWYAPAATLGMYLSGRDIPGRDERGAPVADDSFLAVLHAGAGPVGFVLPGPPWAERYEVVVDTSREYQAAPPGTVHAAGTEITVPERAVLLLRVAAV, encoded by the coding sequence AGGCGGTCTGGGTGTGTCTGTTCGACGAACAGGGCCGGGAGACCCGGCTCGCGCTGACCGAGCTGACGCACGAGATCTGGCACGGCTTCGTCCCGGGGGTGATGCCGGGGCAGCGGTACGGCTACCGGGTGGACGGCCGCTGGGATCCCTGGACCGGCGCCCGCTGGAACCCGGCCAAGCTGCTGCTGGACCCGTACGCGCGGGCGGTGGACGGCGAGTTCGGGCTGCCGCCGGAGGTGTACGGGCATGTCCGGGACTGGCCCGAGCAGTCCGTCGCCGACACCGTCCGCGACGACCGGGACTCGGCACCGCACGTCCCGAAGGGCGTCGTCGTGCACGATGACGACGACTGGTCCGACGACCGGCGGCCCAAGACGCCCTGGGCGGACTCGGTGATCTACGAGCTGCATGTGCGCGGCTTCACCAGGCTGCACCCGGGTATCCCCGAGGAGCTGCGCGGCACATACGCCGGCCTCGCGCATCCGGCGGCGATCGAGCATCTGGTGAAACTGGGCGTGACGGCCGTGGAGCTGCTCCCGGTCCACCAGTTCGCGCACGAGGACCATCTGCTGCGCCGGGGCCTGCGCGACTACTGGGGCTACAACTCCATCGGCTACTTCGCCCCGCACGCCGCCTACGCGGCCTCCGGTACGACGGGACAGCAGGTCGGCGAGTTCAAGCGGATGGTGCGCGCGCTGCACGCGGCCGGTATCGAGGTCATCCTCGACGTGGTCTACAACCACACGGCGGAAGCGGGCGAGTTGGGCCCGACGCTGTCCCTGAAGGGCATCGACAACCGCGGCTACTACCGCCTCCAGGACGACGCCCGCCGCTTCGCCGACTACACCGGCTGCGGCAACACCCTGCACGTCGTGCAGCCCCAGGTGCTGCGGCTGATCACCGACTCGCTGCGCTACTGGGTGACGGAGATGGGCGTGGACGGCTTCCGCTTCGACCTCGCGGCGGCGCTGGCCCGCTCGATGCACGACGTCGACATGCTGTCCCCCTTCCTGGCCGTCATCGCCCAGGACCCCGTCCTCAGGCGCGTCAAGCTGATCGCCGAACCGTGGGACATCGGCTCCGGCGGCTACCAGGTGGGCGCCTTCCCACCCCTGTGGACGGAGTGGAACGACCGCTACCGCAACGCGGTCCGGGACTTCTGGCGGCACGCCCTGCCGGACGTCCGCGAGATGGGCTACCGCCTGTCCGGCTCCAGCGACCTGTACGCCTGGGGCGGCCGGCGCCCGTACGCCTCGGTCAACTTCGTCACCGCGCACGACGGTTTCACGCTGCGCGACCTGGTGTCGTACGAGCGCAAGCACAATGAGGCCAACGGCGAGGACAACCGCGACGGCACCGACGACAACCGGTCCTGGAACTGCGGGGTGGAAGGCGAGACGGAGGACGAGCGGGTACGGTCGCTGCGCCGCCGCCAGTTGAGGAATCTGCTGACGACTCTCCTGCTGTCCACGGGCGTGCCCATGCTGGTGGCCGGTGACGAACTCGGCCGCACCCAGCGCGGCAACAACAACGCCTACTGCCAGGACAACGAGATCAGCTGGCTGGACTGGTCGCTGCTGGACGACCCGGCCTGGCGCCCGCTGTTCGACCTGACCTGCCGGCTGATCGACCTGCGCCACCGGCATCCGGTGCTGCACCGCCGCGCCTTCTTCTCCGGCCGCGCGCACTCCGCGGACGGGCTGCGCGACCTGGCCTGGTTCACCGCGCGGGGCTCGGAGATGACCGAGGCCGACTGGTACGCCCCCGCGGCCACGCTCGGTATGTATCTCTCCGGGCGGGACATACCGGGCCGGGACGAGCGGGGCGCGCCGGTCGCGGACGACAGCTTTCTCGCGGTGCTGCACGCGGGCGCCGGCCCGGTGGGCTTCGTCCTGCCCGGTCCGCCGTGGGCCGAGCGGTACGAGGTGGTCGTGGACACCTCCCGCGAGTACCAGGCCGCGCCGCCGGGCACGGTGCACGCGGCCGGGACGGAGATCACGGTGCCCGAGCGGGCGGTGCTGTTGCTGCGGGTGGCCGCGGTGTGA
- a CDS encoding SigE family RNA polymerase sigma factor produces the protein MEQARAGEYDAFVAARWSVLFHLARLLTGGDRHRAEDLLQESLVKLWFVWPKVADEAPEAYVRTVLARAAARSARRRWWGERPVEELPEVAAAGDISATVAERSRLEAALAQLSPRQRAAVVLRYYQDLPDRQVAEILGCPAGTARSHAARGVARLRRLLADVVEPVG, from the coding sequence ATGGAGCAGGCGCGCGCCGGTGAGTACGACGCGTTCGTGGCGGCCCGCTGGTCGGTGTTGTTCCACCTGGCCCGTCTGCTCACCGGAGGGGATCGGCACCGGGCCGAGGACCTGTTGCAGGAGTCCTTGGTCAAGCTGTGGTTCGTCTGGCCGAAGGTCGCCGACGAGGCGCCGGAGGCGTATGTGCGCACGGTGCTGGCGCGGGCCGCGGCCCGTTCGGCCCGTCGGCGCTGGTGGGGCGAGCGGCCCGTGGAGGAGCTGCCCGAGGTGGCGGCGGCCGGTGACATCTCGGCGACCGTGGCCGAGCGCTCCCGGCTGGAGGCGGCGCTGGCACAGCTGAGCCCGCGGCAGCGGGCCGCGGTCGTGCTGCGCTACTACCAGGACCTGCCCGACCGGCAGGTCGCGGAGATTCTGGGCTGCCCCGCGGGCACCGCCCGGTCCCACGCCGCGCGCGGGGTGGCCCGGCTCCGCCGGCTGCTGGCCGACGTCGTCGAGCCGGTGGGGTGA